The DNA window actcgctcactcctggctcactcccggctcactcccggcttactcccggttcactcccggctcactcccggctcactcccggctcactcccggcttactcccggttcactcccggctcactcccggctcactcctcgctcactcctcgctcactccttgctcactcactcgctcacttctggctcactcccggcttactcccggcttactcccggcttactcccggttcactcccggctcactcccgactcacttccggctcactcccggcttactcccggttcactcccggctcactcccggctcactcctcgctcactcctcgctcactcctcgctcactccttgctcactccttgctcactcactcgctcactcctggctcactcccggctcactcccggcttactcccggttcactcccggctcactcccggctcactcccggctcactcccggcttactcccggttcactcccggctcactcccggctcactcctcgctcactcctcgctcactccttgctcactcactcgctcacttctggctcactcccggcttactcccggcttactcccggcttactcccggttcactcccggctcactcccgactcacttccggctcactcccggctcactcccggctcactcccggctcactcccggcttactcccggctcactcccggctcactcttcgctcactcctcacccactcattcactcactcacttactcacttactcctcactcgctcactcctcgctcactcctggctcactcctggctcactcctcgctcactcctcgctcactcactcgctcacttttggcttactcccggctcactcctcgcttactcccggctcactcctcgctcactcctcgctcactcttcgctcactcactcactcactcctggctcactttTTGCTCACtgccggcttactcccggctcactcctcgctcactcccggctcacttctcgctcatcATCACCCCCCCCCATCACTTCACTCATCACTCACCGACACGAGCACGGCACGCACGGACGCCGCACGGACGCCGCAAGCACGGCgaggcacgcacgcacgcacgccggGAAGCACGGCGCACGCACGCCGGGAGCACGACCAAGCACGCGGGCGCACGCCTCAAGCACGCCGCGCGCCACGCACTGCAGCCACTTACTTACTCActtactcctcactcacttctcactcactctcactcactctcactcaTTCTCACTCATTCTTactcactctcactcactcactcattgACTTACTCACTTACTTCTCACTCACTTCTCACTtactctcactcactctcactcactctcactcactcactcctcacttaCTCTCATTCagtcactcactcactcctcactcactcctcactcattcctcactcactcttcactcacttctcactcactcctcactcactctcactcactctcactcactcactcactcactcactcactcattcactcactcacgcacgcaccccatccaagtcgctaacccatgtgcacACTGCAAACGAAGTAAagttcacatgtgtttgcagGTTTTCAATACAATTCTTACAGTCTTGTAACGGAATTAACACTTACTCATTTTACAAGTACAcccataaaaaaagtaaacaaagacattgcttcgctgtggtcacacacaaacacacacacacacacatttaaatttttgtctacaAATTATGGATTTCCTATTTcccgacattaaaaaaaatttttttttagttgccaaaaatccttgcatgtttttttttcactaaataaaatttccaaaatttgaactaaattggAGATTGGTCCGTTTCGGaagctaaattatttgtacatatttttatgtctgagtttgtcaggtattaaaaaaattatgataaacatttataaaaatatttaaaataaatagttataccattattatcaaaaaatataaaaaatatttcaagtttatataccactagacaccacagacgcgtgcttcgcgcgcgctgcttaactttttattttttaccttttaaaaataaattacaacaataaatgtatagataatatttataccaatttgacagctgtcaaaattcaattgcaatgacaactactcttgcaacacgaagtaagcgcagcgagagaaccaattggcatcgcggaaaagcgacaacaatgatctttgagaaatgcgagcaatcgactttacatgccttttttagataggaatattaaaatataactcgTATCTGTACGTTTGTTGTGCACAtacattgatttattttaatatataataatatgtttatatttacttcGTATTTTTAAGTTTGTTCTGCGCTTATCAattatatgttacataaaatgtttttttttctttaaaatttaaataaaattttaagcacttagatattttatatggtatTTCATTGTATAATTTCTTAGTTTTCTTTATAGTGTATAGTTATGATTTGCCTCGAACTGTTAGCATACCAAGGCAGTCATGTTATgtgttgatattttaattattacagacAAAAACTAcagtttataatattgttaatagaATCAGAATATAGAAATAGGTTATCTCTATCAATGTTACATAGTTAATTGCAAtgtataaaactattttataactaagattctaaaatattaaattagttaagtttatttctataatgtaTGAAAgactgtattataataaaaaatggatataataaaaacttttgcaaGGATGCGAGGAAAATCGTAATGACGTAGGATGAAGACGACATAGCTGTTCAACCGCCTATGTTCTGtcgaaaaatacaaaaaatacgaATTTATATTAGTCAAcaatgatttattttgtagcggacaaattaatatcaagcatctatatatataatgataatactAACTtaaacaatacatatatataattgataaaaatttcatacaaatttaCCTGAGTCAGTCTTAAAACATACTAAAATTGTCATCATTAACActtaatacacattttaagaCATTTGTAAGTAATCctatgcatttttttctttaaaatattaaaaatatgtaaataacggTTTACCTCTTAAAAAAggcacattatatattttaataattttacaaattattttttaaattaaaacaaaaatacaaattttaattttttttaaataaaatatttgtattacttttttaaaatgtttgttgcaagtttttgtaatattaatttcacataattgatcaatatttgtgatcaataatataatactttatttaaaatataaacgcaatacatatttaatttcattgatATATAACATTcatgcattttaaaaaacaccATTTTTAGATTACTGAATAACTCGATTTTTAGGGCAGTCGATATTtaaattgtctttttttatttgttttgaatgttaattttaaggtatgagtatttttctttgttgatttttgtttcagtttttaatttttataaaaatgtgcaCCTTTGTCTTCTCATCTTGTGTGAAttacaatattgtaaaattgtatgaactacattttttttaataaaaaactgtacaaatattttctagaGATATTAGGTATATGTAAGACTTagttaaagtatatataagacttaatagattttataattgtaaaaataatgaaaattaatgagGAACATAAACAATCCATGGTTTAGTGAGAATCCAAAAAATACAGATGTGTATTAAGCGTTAAAAGATTGCTTCTTTGGACCCTCAAAGGGTGGATCGACTAGTGATGCagaacatttaatttaaattgcaaactattaaaaaatattcatttcttAGAGCtatgataaaataagataacaCGCGatgtaaacaataaatagtatgttgaattttaattttattatatttttatctcaaattttttttcctttgggACATgatataattacttaatataattgcaataaaaagaggtaatatattttttttatcaatcattatttgcttaagaaaatatatattttatcttttaatttccaACTAATAAATCCTCCTTGTAAGAGTTaagaagatattttaatgatataataaaatgacaatatGAATATTGAATGACATTATGGTCATTCTCAAATATATTCTTTGCTATGATATGctgagaaaaatgttattaatttggctaaatttttcattaacttttcattaaatttcctCAGTTGAAATCTCTATTATGTATTTCAATTAAACGTATAAATACCTGAATTgaaattcaagtattttatgtatttttgttaaacGCATAAATACTGAAACTGATGAAATTTActcaagttaaaaatttagtcaaattaacaacatttttctcaatatataaatttgatatgatGTATTCAATTTACAAAGCGTTGTTTTACTTAAATACTGTAAACttattatgtacaataataaaataatgtacttcaatatgtacaattaatatttctttgcttATCAAAAGAGTTTCTCTCTGGTCAACTCTTGATCAACGGTTCAATTCCCTTTGTATTTCGTCCAGCGTCTTGCCCTTGGTTTCCGGGACCAAGAAGTAAACGAATATGGTACCGATGGCgcagaataaagaaaatatccAGAAAGTACCAAAAGATTCCACAGCCAGAACCATGTCGGAGTAAAATTTGGTGATTATGAAAGCCATAAGCCAATTGAACAGGCAGGCGCTGCTCCCGGCGACCCCTTTTACTTCCGGCGCAAAGATCTCCGGCACCATCATCCACGGGATCGGTCCGAAACCAAAAGAAAACAGTATAAGAAAGACGCAAAGCGGGATAAGCGCGAACCATTTGATACTGTTGAAGGCAGTGGTATGctcaatgcaataaaaataaactcccATAATCAGCGTCGTCAGGAACAACACTATGATGGACGCCAGCAGCAAGACTCGCCTGCCGAGTTTATCGACGACGAGAGTGCCGAGGAAAACCGATATCACTTGCACCGCTCCTACAATGATGGTGGCTATGCTAGGCTCGATGCTGGATCCGGCTCTGCTGAAGATGTCCGAGGAGTAAAAGATGATGGCGTTCACGCCACTCATTTGCTGGAAGAGCATCAATCCGTAGGCGATTATAAAGCCTTTCTTCACGGCCGGGGTACTGAACATAGCCGAGAACGGCACTCCACTCCGCCTGGTCGCTTCGAGCGCCTCGCGGTGCTCCTGCAACTCAGCCTCGATATTGTACTGATCGCCACGAAGTCTGAGCAAACTTTCCCTCGCAGCTGTCTCGTTGCCTTTCTTCAAGTAGTACACCGGCGTCTCCGGCATGAAGAAGAACGCCACGAAGAAGACTAGCGGCATGACCGCGGAGATGATCGACAGAATAAACATATCGTTAATAAGGGCCCCGAGGACGTACGAGGCCAGGATGCCTATCGTGAGCATCAATTGGAAGTAAGAGCCGAGCGTGCCGCGAATCTCGTTCTCCGATGTCTCGGATGTGTACAGAGGGGCGGCCACGCAGAAGGCACCACCACCAACCCCAGTGATGAATCTACCAAGATAGAACATGGTCAGTGACTTAGCGCAGATGATGAGTAGCCAACCGCCTGTGAACGGGACTACCATGAGCAACATGGCATATTTTCTCCCGATCTTGTCCGCTATCATGCCAATGGGAACGCATATCGCACCCGCTCCGAGGGTGGCGAACGATCCTATCCAGGAGAATTCGGACGGGGTCATCGGTATGTCGTAGTCGTGTATCAGATTCACACCATCTTTACCGGCGGGCGACGTCCAACCGAGCACCATACCAGCAGCAAGGGCACCGAGGGTCGCCGCTATACCCGCCACGTATTGCGGAAACCTCTTAGCCTGGCCAAACGGTCCATTGTTGGAGACCAAAGTCTGCTGCGAGATGCCAATCTTCTCGGCCATGGTGTTTTTACCACTTGCTGACAAAAGTGGCGTGCTCTCGTCCGTCtggaaaagaaatattaaaatataagtttaatacATTTGACCATGTCAATTATACTTTTCACCAAGTCCCATTTATCCCTTGTGAAATATaaagtttcaataatttagaatGTAAGGCAATTTTGACAAGCAATGtactttatacatattttgaaaatatatttaaaaatatatttgtaattttttatataaaaattaggtaaacaacttatataaaatgttctcTAATCAATATAGCTTTTATTCGAGAATAACAgttgtgtataatatttaaatatgatgGGAATTGTTGTTTAACACTgctttacatattaaaatctttcctttattgtttttataattattgtacaatgattattttatattcaaaacaCCATGACCCTTTATGTTATATGGtattttgaaagtaaaattatgatacaaattaatgaaagagataatagttttaaaaaattgtattatatatatcattgtATGGTGCACTTTGACACTAAGAATGTTCATTTAAGTAGACAAAGCGCAAGTTAAAGAAACGCTATTGCTACATATCACGTACGGTCGAGCATGCTGCTGCCGCATTTTCGGTATCCCACGCAAATTCCGTCATTTTGTAATCTTTTTGATGCACTCTGATCTAACAAAGAAACGCAACAGTTCCGTATCGGTTTGACATTCCAGCTCGAACGTGTAATACTTTCGTTGATACAATTATGTGCaacatatgtacacacacgAGATTATTATTACTCATTTCTGCTCATCTCCATCGAAAAGCGAAAACAATGAGAAAAACCGGTTCACCTGCACCTTTTGCACTCAGGTTTCTCGCGCTTTTTTTCTCAACGATCAAACATATATGTCTATCTCGTTTCAATTCTGCAAAAGGTGTCGAGAGGTGTTAAAAAGGCCCACGATGAATTCAATATCGCACTTGACATCTATCGgcaaagattaaaattaattacgcaTCACGGAAGAGAATACCGActgtgatatattatttattcttttttttaatacaaaattttttgcaaagaaCGTTGGTTCTCACATCAGAAATGAGATTAAAAAGCAATGATACGCACCTGTATatccaaaaacaaaatttgcatTTGTTATTTTCGAATGGAAGCcattacacatatatttttctatactgcaatatttttttttaagaaatctagTATACAGAGCACACAtgataatgtttaataacaatttcaaagccagaaagaaattatagattaaaccaggcgaattttttaattcgtcAATTGATCGATCGCCTTATTCAATcgcaatattcaattttagtaaaattctctatttttagaaataatttctttaaattcctTTGAAAAAGcggattatttttacaaatataaatttttaaaaattataaattattatataatctcaaAACTAttcaacttaatttaaaacatttttctcttttttgtaatttcaacaatatttgtttcaaaagAATATAaccgatttttttcaaaagaatgttttataCTTTCTTAATATGTAAGAATGTACTTATAGAAAGATACGTGTTTCTCACatttgtctatattttaacatatctaaagcttattaaaatcatgtataattaaaagaacttGGTTATGCTTCCTTGTAAACATTGCATGTTTGCATACACTCTTATCTTTGACAGAAAACACATTCtagataatacatataatttgcaattataagtATTGCTacttataaacttaaaatttatgtttacaaaaagttaaagttaCAGACCAAGAATTAGTACAAAGAATTtcaataatagatattatagttatattaataaatgttatgttatcttattaaattttatatatgggatacaacaaattttataaatgggatatgacaaattatttttaaaaaatagtactttttatttttaaaaacaacaaTTAGGTTCAAACTTTTAATAGACTATTATACGACGTACATGATATCTATTAAACAGATTCGTAAGATTATTTCGAGACAAAAATCTAATACGAAATATATTGAAGCTGCAATACTCACACAGCACATCTTCCAGGAAGTTTTTTGAAAGGTGTTGTGTTGTATAGGTAGTTtttgagtaaaaataaataaatcaaactgTCCAAAATGCGCACAAGTATGATACattacacaataaaattgtatgcaaaattatcaatcatattttgaaacacagtAAAGTACGTAATTTAAatcacaattaaattaaaatactgtttattttactattaattaaatccattttttcacacattatatttatggaaataaaattctattaaattgtGTGAAAGTTTATTTAGACATACTTactcatttatttatctaaagttacaataaaatattatttacactgcATAAGGCGCATAAGCtattataaactaaattatttgttgttttgttttttgaaattagttttaagataaaaaattaaatatttaccaattgttttattgtagattaaaaaagaaaagaaataaatctaAGAAACCTGCGGTTAAATTCAATAGATTTAGCCAGTATTGCACACCTTAAATCTTacacatttaaaaactatatattgtAGCTCTAACAATTTCGAAATACAATATTTGTCacaaaataatcttataaaactaatattaatatatatcaaaatcatACATCTGAAATtctgtatataataatgtaatatacataacttttaacataGTTAATATATGCAatcgtaaataatatttacaagagGATACGTCAGACAACTTCTTGAATTTAAAAACCTTGCATTATATAAATGATACAAATGatacaaattatatcattGTGCAACTTTCTTATTTCGATATGTAGATAAttcagttttatattaaaaattatcacgaTCTACACAACCTGTGGTGTTaatatatctcataaaagTATAACTACTTTTATAGTATCACGtttaatatgcaaaattttaagtaattttgagCTTCGCATATCTGCTTGTTCAACTTGAACATTTGACAAACACTAAATAATGtagataataattgataatatagcagatcttttattttaaatattaataaaatatttttacggaTAATGAGACAGATAACATAAATTGTTATGCACTTTATTAGgtcatttaaaaaagataattaaaaattttacaatgttatatttattacaaatttatgttaatatttttatttgtttacgtTATGGTTGTCTCTTACACTCTTGTGTAAcaatttcaaaagaaaacaaaaagattACACTAAGAAAAACACTTctttacacatatttattaaattagatttattttatttacttaatttaagtaaaaaatatttaaaatataaaattttttcttttaattatagtaaaccaaagcattaaaattaaaaattgactttttgttaaaaaatgtattgaaattaaattaaaatatattacattagtaCAATATAGAAAtctagtaaataatattttaaaatattgaatcagAAAAcagatcttttaattttaaaaataacattttggttaatatttgtttgaatttaTGTTTCCAAATGTTGTATATACACGCTCGCgcacgtatgtgtgtgtgtgtgtgtgtgtgtgtgtgtgtgtgtgtgtgtgtgtgtgtgtgtgtgtgtgtgtgtgtgtgtgtgtgtgtgtgtgtgtgtgtgtgtgtgtgtgtgtgtgtgtgtgtgtgtgtgtgtgtgtgtgtgtgtggtttacatttgaaaaaacgtATGCCTGAGTAAAGTTAATATCcaacaaaaacaataaattttctacatactaataaattaaataagatcaCCTAACAGTCTGCATCGGATCTtagtgataaataattttttctattaaattaaatttcttagttttatttaaactgcgcgccgatAAATTTTGTCAGACTGCAGATACTAAACTAAATTTCAATGCTCTAGAGCATCTTAAAATCCTCCCTTACCAAAAAgctgttaattaatttattgtaataataaattttctatttatagtaataatacgttatttacacaataaataaacaatatatgagtatatataaacaatataacatCTCTAAGTCAAAGAAATGGTATAGCAGATAGCATATTTATTGGAGACTCATAATCCAAAAATTCCGAATTCCTGGGAAACATGTTTTTCCAAAACAATACATATTACAGTAaaccaattttaaaaatatctaattttaggtaaaattatcatacactaaataatattacatgtaagattattcaatattgcattaagaaaaaaacgcACATTAAAaggatgtaaaaaataatgaacagTAGCTCTGTAACACATAAtggaagaaaaattgtttagataaaagtttaaatgttagataaatattatcacacatgtaaaattatgcgatgtattgaaaaaatatacaaaaaaaaaacaaaataatgaataataatgaacAGTTGTGTTAAAAGAGCATTCAtattaagaagaaaaacgcaaaatgtgaaaaagaaatattgttttctgATTTTCTGATGTTCTATTGTTACGTTCATACAGCATTTTAACTGCGTTCAGTGATTCTTTATTATGATAAAGTGATAAGTGATAAGTGATTCTTGGCTGACAACTGTCAATACAACTTCTGATTGGTTGTAACAAATTCCGAAGTAGCaagctattatttataatcattttaacaTCAAAATGATAtcctttacaatattttgatgttgaaataacaaataatcaGATTGTTATTTAGATTTTACTTTTCCGCATTCTGCTTTTTGatcttaatgtaaattttttttaataaaaaatttacgagataaaaatttaaatattaaatatttcatgtaaaattgtattatttcataaatgttcGAATACAGATATCTATTCATAAGATTGACGTCTAATGTATGTACAGCGTCGCAAAAAGtctatcttattttaaattttattgtgccgtacatttttatcaaacaTTATCATGAAGGCTATAGAATAGCAacgagaatatttataaaaatgtcgaAGAACTCATCCAATTACGTGAAAGCTGccaataaaaaaggaaaagttaATATCTGTGTACATGACGTTTTTAGATATTGAATATAGTAAAACAAGATATAATTCCTCTCCAGTATTGCTCCGGTAGTCTGATAACAATACTGATTACGTAAATCGTACGTAATGTAAAAACATGAcgtgtatattaatttcaggGTGTGTCAATTAATCctattgtatatacaatatatgtgaTTTACcgatattttgaattatattattatatatataaattttttaattcttttttggttggttaaaaattagacaaaatatttttttcatacaagaacgaaataaaatatttaaattaaaaacacataatttgacgtattattttctactattatcgataaatatattacatttttataatttactttgcAATGTGATGTTAATATGTCAATATATGATactctatataatttattatagttttcttGTAAAACAATTGCTTTTTTGTATAAGGTGTTTCctataacttaattatttagaaataattaacatttttataaatggaatagcatatttttatagaaatataattcatagttttatagaaataagttcataaaaaatgaaaaaaatattgcctatcaaaatattttccttttgaTGAGCAGCTTTTTTGGTGATATTTTCACATCcctaaatataatagatattctaaataattaagttatagcaaacatatatataagtatagttCATATATCATTTTGTGTTATCTAGAATCATGAACTTTCACCTCTTGCATtagtgtaatataattaattcccgttaaatttcaaataatttcttttttatgttattgcaaatttattttctacgcGTTATCACAGTTTCACAAGCCACTTAATAGTTCAAATACAATCAGATAATATAAACGCTTTACACATAATTAAAACGTGAAGCCAAAATGAACTGCgtcttatatattatttgctaaatttttgtgtatatttgACTTTGAATAAGAATGGAATTTTTTCATAGTTACTGATTATTTTATCACGATAATCACGCTCTGTCAATATTTTCGTACAACATTATGCTTCTTAAATTATCGCAGATATGGTAGAAATGGATGATACGAAATATCCgttctatatttatttcgttatttGACAACtgtcgaaatattttctttttccctatTTGACCAAGATTATCGGCGCGTTATTTTATCATGTCTTCAATGCAGTTTAatcatttcaataataataattcttacatttatctttttctggcatattaaattacatattttatcagAAACGAATTGGAGGCATACAAATgtgtgatttaaaaaatgtcgcaATCAAGTTTACAGGAAGGATAAAGTCTTGCAACATTACGAATGTTTAGTATAAACACTAATACATTGAAATGTTGCGTAATGTTATCGCGTGAACGCACACGCAGCGATATCAATCCGATATAGACAATGCGATACAGCGTCGAGTGCCAAGggttaaactttaaaatttgatgAGATTAAATACGATTCGAGATGTTAACAAACTTTATTGCTATGATGCACTCGATTGTATACACAGTGGAGCCATATGAATTGGAAAAACATTACTGTTCTCTATATGTGTTTGTAGAACGTTCCATTTCAACAAGAACGAATTTGTgacacaaaaatgtatttatatttaaaacgatATCGTAATCAATCTGTG is part of the Monomorium pharaonis isolate MP-MQ-018 chromosome 2, ASM1337386v2, whole genome shotgun sequence genome and encodes:
- the LOC105829287 gene encoding facilitated trehalose transporter Tret1 isoform X2, translating into MAEKIGISQQTLVSNNGPFGQAKRFPQYVAGIAATLGALAAGMVLGWTSPAGKDGVNLIHDYDIPMTPSEFSWIGSFATLGAGAICVPIGMIADKIGRKYAMLLMVVPFTGGWLLIICAKSLTMFYLGRFITGVGGGAFCVAAPLYTSETSENEIRGTLGSYFQLMLTIGILASYVLGALINDMFILSIISAVMPLVFFVAFFFMPETPVYYLKKGNETAARESLLRLRGDQYNIEAELQEHREALEATRRSGVPFSAMFSTPAVKKGFIIAYGLMLFQQMSGVNAIIFYSSDIFSRAGSSIEPSIATIIVGAVQVISVFLGTLVVDKLGRRVLLLASIIVLFLTTLIMGVYFYCIEHTTAFNSIKWFALIPLCVFLILFSFGFGPIPWMMVPEIFAPEVKGVAGSSACLFNWLMAFIITKFYSDMVLAVESFGTFWIFSLFCAIGTIFVYFLVPETKGKTLDEIQRELNR
- the LOC105829287 gene encoding facilitated trehalose transporter Tret1-2 homolog isoform X1; translation: MTEFAWDTENAAAACSTTDESTPLLSASGKNTMAEKIGISQQTLVSNNGPFGQAKRFPQYVAGIAATLGALAAGMVLGWTSPAGKDGVNLIHDYDIPMTPSEFSWIGSFATLGAGAICVPIGMIADKIGRKYAMLLMVVPFTGGWLLIICAKSLTMFYLGRFITGVGGGAFCVAAPLYTSETSENEIRGTLGSYFQLMLTIGILASYVLGALINDMFILSIISAVMPLVFFVAFFFMPETPVYYLKKGNETAARESLLRLRGDQYNIEAELQEHREALEATRRSGVPFSAMFSTPAVKKGFIIAYGLMLFQQMSGVNAIIFYSSDIFSRAGSSIEPSIATIIVGAVQVISVFLGTLVVDKLGRRVLLLASIIVLFLTTLIMGVYFYCIEHTTAFNSIKWFALIPLCVFLILFSFGFGPIPWMMVPEIFAPEVKGVAGSSACLFNWLMAFIITKFYSDMVLAVESFGTFWIFSLFCAIGTIFVYFLVPETKGKTLDEIQRELNR